The following proteins are encoded in a genomic region of Triticum dicoccoides isolate Atlit2015 ecotype Zavitan chromosome 1B, WEW_v2.0, whole genome shotgun sequence:
- the LOC119349160 gene encoding phospholipase A1-II 7-like: MNNTLPVTAPTAHAPMPSPAPKLGGANIASRWRELQGSDSWVGLLDPLDYDLRQSIISYGELASAAHDVFNLEKRSPHAGFCLYSRDHLLAASTVTHPEYYKVTKFLYATCGGSTASRLATSVPTVTNALFVQPLGKAEGTPTSNWMGYVAVATNEGVTALGRRDIVVVWRGTENELEWEEDKHFLQVSAAPVLGRYADEEYKNAKVHRGFLSVYTSSDNNSMYNKTSAREQVLEEVGRLMEEYKDEVTSITVTGHSLGASLATLTAIDMVANDVNVPPNSKQPPCPVTAILLACPRVGNPTFKSAFDSFHLLRALHVANAKDLVPQNPPSVLLMWYVDCATATIVIDTDRSPYVFHKISTHHVLELYLHGVAGDHGDKADFKLVVPRDVALVNKTIDLLTDEYPVPGSWWVIKNKCMVKGTDGQWKLDDFEEA; the protein is encoded by the exons ATGAACAACACACTACCAGTAACGGCGCCCACCGCGCACGCGCCCATGCCATCGCCGGCGCCGAAGCTTGGAGGTGCAAACATCGCCAGCCGGTGGCGCGAGCTCCAGGGCTCGGACTCGTGGGTTGGGCTCCTGGACCCGCTGGACTACGACCTCCGACAATCCATCATATCTTACGGCGAGCTCGCATCGGCCGCCCACGACGTGTTCAACCTTGAGAAGCGGTCACCTCACGCCGGCTTCTGCTTGTACAGCCGCGACCACCTTCTCGCCGCCTCCACCGTGACCCACCCTGAGTACTACAAGGTCACCAAGTTCCTCTACGCGACCTGCGGGGGATCAACGGCATCGAGGTTGGCCACATCCGTGCCAACGGTGACCAACGCGCTGTTCGTGCAACCGCTGGGAAAGGCCGAGGGGACTCCGACGTCCAACTGGATGGGTTACGTGGCGGTGGCGACGAACGAGGGAGTTACAGCACTGGGGAGGCGTGACATCGTCGTGGTGTGGCGCGGCACCGAGAACGAGTTGGAGTGGGAGGAAGACAAGCACTTCCTTCAGGTGTCTGCCGCGCCGGTGTTGGGCCGCTATGCTGACGAAGAGTACAAGAACGCCAAGGTGCACCGTGGCTTCCTATCCGTGTACACGTCCAGTGACAACAACTCCATGTACAACAAGACCAGCGCCAGAGAGCAG GTTCTCGAGGAGGTAGGGAGGCTAATGGAGGAGTACAAGGACGAGGTGACCAGCATCACCGTCACCGGCCATAGCCTTGGAGCGTCACTCGCCACCCTCACCGCCATCGACATGGTGGCCAACGACGTCAACGTGCCCCCTAACTCGAAGCAACCGCCGTGCCCCGTGACAGCGATACTGCTGGCGTGCCCGCGAGTCGGGAACCCCACGTTCAAGTCCGCCTTCGACTCATTCCACCTCCTGCGGGCACTCCACGTGGCGAACGCCAAAGACCTCGTGCCACAGAACCCTCCCTCTGTGTTGTTAATGTGGTACGTGGACTGCGCGACAGCAACGATCGTAATTGACACGGACCGGTCACCCTACGTGTTTCACAAAATATCGACCCACCACGTCCTCGAGTTGTACCTGCACGGTGTCGCAGGGGATCATGGCGACAAGGCGGACTTCAAACTAGTGGTTCCCCGCGACGTGGCGCTGGTGAACAAGACTATCGACCTGCTGACAGACGAATACCCAGTGCCGGGGAGCTGGTGGGTCATTAAAAACAAATGCATGGTCAAGGGCACCGATGGCCAGTGGAAACTCGATGACTTCGAAGAAGCATAG